A portion of the Corynebacterium rouxii genome contains these proteins:
- a CDS encoding NUDIX hydrolase produces the protein MTLDFPQPDVPGRNTDLRPEYAPRWLAPLVNDVTNGVICDRLRRVLAPPQRTETTKQAAVLMLLAGDPLAHTLPDDATVLLTHRSPTMRSHSGQIAFPGGRMDPVDRNVVDCALREAWEETGVDRMSVTPLVTFPMLHIRATGYPVHPVLGYWHTPSRVGVVSPNEADSVAAIPIAELVDPRNRLTVEFDRWSGPAFRINDFIIWGFTGGLLDAMLYQAGWEQPWESHKHYDLYDTLARSRNNERLT, from the coding sequence ATGACCCTAGATTTTCCGCAGCCAGATGTCCCAGGGCGCAACACGGACCTGCGGCCCGAATACGCGCCACGATGGCTGGCGCCCCTCGTAAACGACGTTACCAACGGTGTTATCTGCGATCGACTACGCCGCGTTCTTGCCCCGCCGCAACGCACCGAAACCACCAAACAAGCAGCTGTACTCATGCTGCTCGCAGGAGATCCCCTCGCACACACCTTGCCTGACGACGCCACCGTGCTTCTCACGCATCGCTCACCGACGATGCGATCGCACTCTGGCCAAATTGCGTTCCCCGGTGGCCGGATGGACCCCGTCGACCGCAATGTGGTCGATTGTGCGTTGCGGGAAGCGTGGGAGGAAACCGGTGTGGACCGCATGAGCGTGACACCTCTGGTCACTTTTCCCATGCTGCATATCCGCGCTACCGGATACCCAGTGCACCCCGTGCTGGGCTATTGGCACACGCCGAGTCGCGTTGGGGTGGTAAGTCCCAACGAAGCCGACTCGGTTGCCGCAATCCCCATCGCGGAATTGGTTGATCCCAGAAACCGACTCACAGTGGAATTTGACCGTTGGTCTGGACCGGCGTTTCGGATCAACGACTTTATTATTTGGGGTTTTACCGGTGGACTCTTAGACGCAATGCTCTACCAAGCGGGATGGGAACAGCCGTGGGAGTCGCACAAGCACTACGATCTATACGACACCCTTGCTCGTTCCCGGAACAACGAGCGTTTGACGTAA
- a CDS encoding MarP family serine protease, which produces MTVDAAIVIALVIAIFTGWRQGAVSSVLSTLGVVAGLICGAATAPFVMGLTEHVALRFLLALGTMILLVGVGNLVGGILGAQLRDHFLWKKSMWIDSAIGSVFQALATLLVAWLVSIPLATGLSGGLSQGIKNSEILGFVDHGAPSQLSALPSKISAMLNESGLPPLVSPFMEKQHSSQVEAPAIKVSDTALVERLRPSVIHVLGESEECSRRLMGSGFVVDATHVMTNAHVVAGTERVSLDTVVGMVDATVVYYNPQLDIAVLEAEGLNLPALQWAPEPAETGADAIVMGFPESGPFEAAPARISDRIIIAGPDIYANGRVERESYTARGSIRQGNSGGPMVDTEGNVIGVVFGASVDATDIGYALTAKEVLNMVGDTSALHTSVTTQQCVVN; this is translated from the coding sequence ATGACAGTCGACGCTGCCATCGTGATCGCGTTAGTGATCGCAATTTTTACCGGCTGGCGGCAAGGCGCGGTATCCTCAGTGCTTTCAACCCTTGGCGTTGTAGCAGGGCTTATCTGTGGCGCGGCAACAGCGCCCTTTGTGATGGGGCTGACCGAGCATGTTGCCCTGCGGTTCTTGCTGGCCCTAGGCACTATGATTTTGCTTGTTGGCGTGGGCAACCTCGTCGGTGGAATTTTAGGCGCCCAACTTCGGGATCATTTCTTGTGGAAGAAATCCATGTGGATAGATTCCGCCATTGGGTCCGTGTTCCAGGCCCTAGCTACGCTGTTGGTGGCATGGCTGGTATCAATTCCGCTGGCCACAGGGCTAAGCGGTGGCCTATCGCAGGGGATTAAAAACTCTGAGATCTTAGGGTTCGTCGACCACGGTGCACCTTCGCAGTTGTCTGCTCTGCCGTCGAAAATCTCGGCAATGCTCAACGAGAGCGGCCTGCCGCCACTGGTGTCGCCGTTTATGGAAAAGCAGCACTCCAGCCAAGTGGAAGCACCCGCTATCAAGGTGTCGGACACCGCGCTGGTAGAACGCCTGCGGCCCTCGGTGATCCACGTGCTGGGCGAATCAGAAGAATGCAGCCGACGCCTGATGGGATCTGGATTTGTTGTTGATGCCACCCACGTGATGACCAACGCTCACGTGGTAGCCGGAACCGAGCGCGTCAGCCTCGACACCGTGGTGGGCATGGTCGATGCCACCGTGGTTTATTACAACCCACAGCTCGACATAGCTGTGCTCGAAGCAGAGGGGCTCAACCTGCCCGCACTACAGTGGGCGCCCGAACCTGCAGAAACAGGCGCAGACGCTATCGTGATGGGCTTCCCAGAATCCGGCCCCTTTGAGGCAGCACCGGCGCGTATCAGCGACCGCATTATCATCGCAGGCCCCGACATCTACGCCAACGGCCGCGTGGAGCGCGAATCCTATACCGCACGCGGCAGCATCCGCCAAGGCAACTCCGGTGGCCCGATGGTGGATACCGAAGGCAATGTCATCGGTGTGGTTTTCGGCGCTTCCGTCGACGCCACAGATATTGGCTATGCCCTCACCGCCAAAGAAGTGCTCAATATGGTGGGCGATACCAGTGCGCTGCACACCTCCGTGACCACGCAGCAGTGCGTGGTGAACTAA